Part of the Salmo trutta chromosome 5, fSalTru1.1, whole genome shotgun sequence genome is shown below.
GAGAGAGTACTAGTAAATGTTTAGGGGAGTATAGTTTGTTTTCGCTATCGAATTTCACTTTAATGTGAGTTCTGTTTTCTATAAGTAATGTATCTCCATTGACAGTATagttctgtgatgtgtgtgtggttgagtccgtgcgtgtgtgtacatgcgtgtacTCATTGAGAGTGTGCAGGCAGCTAAAGGTGGGCTGAGTTCGAGTCcacagatgggggggggggggggtttatttgCTCGGTCCACGGCCGGGCGTGTGTGAGCACACAGAGGCCGCTCAGAGTGTGTGCGCCATGGAGTGTGTGTGCTCTCCTGCACAGCTCCCATGAATGAGCAGCCTGAACGTGTAGGATAAAGGTGGTCTGTGCCTGGACTCGGCTCCTGGTCCTCTGACCCTTAAAGGCCTTATTGATGGAGGTGCTGCAGTACCGCTTGGACGAGCTGCACGGCCAAGGGCAGAGGGCTCCACGTAAGGGAAGAGACACTCTCTGAACCACACAAACTAGAACTCGACTTGATGTCCCAGCCAGAGGCGGTGGTCGTGTACTACCGGTAATATCTGTGCAGTAACACAACGCGTGTGAGAGAGACGGTCCAAAACGTGACTCAGATTACAACAATCTGGTTAGTGGTTACGGTAAAGGAAGAATGGTGACACCCCCACTATACCGATGATGAAATTCAACGCGCTTTATATTGTACGGGGGTAACTCACCCCTCCCCGACCAATGTGTAGCACCCATTTGGGAAGTGGAGTTGTAGAGGGTAgacacttctccaggcaccactacactaCTGCATTTGGGTGATGCAAGGCAGCCATAGTTCACCAAAACACTCACCACATTGTGGGTCCAAAGATAAATATTAGTTAGGCGGATATGGATTTTCCAAATCCACAGACCTgaccacacaaaaaaaaaaaagtgtttatatGAATGCTTAACCAGTGTATGCTTGGGTATTCAAAAGCCTAACATAATACTAGCCTATACGTGTGGTTAGGTAGAAAAATGGGACATACCAAAGGAAAAACAGAGGGAATTAGGAAGAAATATAACATCATTAGCATGTACAAACAGTCATTTCCTGCCCTCTGTAAGATTGTATCAACACAGCCTTTGTTTAAAACCCAGTGATATGAAATATGGATGTGAGTGAAAGCACCGCCCTCTCTCCACcaagcagtcagtcagtctccccaACCAACATCCGTCTGTAGGCGACCTTTGACCCCTTTAACTTCCTCCCAGATGCAGGTAAAACCTCAAAGGCTGCCTCGCCCCTTTTTATAGAACCGGCTCTCTGTGGCCCTCGTAAAATATACCTTTCCTGCTGCGTGACAATCCCACACAGCCTGCCTGGGTAATCACTGAGCGGGAACACTTCTTCACGATGAGGCTCTCCTATACCACACCACCGCCACCCATCATAGCTACACTATTTGTACAGTATAAACATTTTGGATGATTATATGTAATTACTAGCGATGCATAAACACACATCCACGGAtgcacatgcgcgcacacacacacacacacacaaacacaaggatTTCTGTTCCATGCTACAAACTCTTTCTTCAGTAATATCGTTAAGTGAAAGGAGCGATGGACTTAAACGCTGCCAAGAACTCCCCCAAACGAGCACCGCTCCTTCAGTATTTTCAACTAACACTCCCACTTAAGGTGCCGGTCCATAATTCTAGTGTGTTTTGTCACAGCGTGCTCAGTCCACAGCAACCATAGTCAGGGTTAATTCACTGAAACAGCACGTGTTACACCTACATCCTGTTCATTGCGCTCTATTTCAACACGGGCCTGAGTAAGCGCACAAGACTTCAGAATGAACAGAAGCGGATCCTACATTCGCACTCGCAGTGGCATTCCTTTATGGACCACACACCCCGTCAGCTCACTGACACCCGCACGTCGCCATGCTCTCAGGTGTCAATCACGTGTGAGCCACAACCAATCTAAGTGAAGCTTCACTGAGGTGGATAGGCCATGTCACATTTTACAGCTTCACCAAATACCCAAGGCCATGATCCTCCCTTCTCTGTGAGATTCACACATACCCATCACGTTTGGCTGTTATTTGTACGTGTTAAGACGACACGAACAGAACATAGGTAGGGGATTATTTTACATTTACTCTCTTATTGGGCCTCTCCGTAAGGCGATCCATGCTGTCTAACTCATGCGGGCTATATCATTTGGACTGTTGGGTAATCTGGAGTACTGGTAGCAGAGGGGTGGTATAGAGCCCTtttgatcagctatgaaaaggcaactgacatttactcctgaggattactgtgattattattattattattattattattattattatttgaccctgctggtcatctatgaacatttgaacatcttggccatgttctgttatgatctccacctggcacagccaagaagaggactggccacccctcatagcctggttcctctctaggtttcttcctaggttctggcctttctagggagtttttcctagccaccgtgcttctacatctacattgcttgctgtttggggttttaggctgggtttctgtttaagcactttgtaacatcagctgatgtaagacgggctttataaatacatttgattgataataGTTTCATAATGGTGCTGGATGTTGTCGGCGCTCGATCCGCGCCCTCCTCAGTAAACACTACCCTCTCTCAGATGCTCTGGAAATAAGTTGCATGGGAATAGTCATGATGTTGCTCACGCCTTACTGAGCATGACAAAAACAATGCCAGGGCAAGCCAACCTGCTCTCAAGCAACGCGCTGTTGCAAAAATAGGAACCTCTAGAAGCAGCCATCCCACCGGACCGGTCAGAAGGAAAATAAAAGGACACTAACAGCAGACGAGGTGAGGAACTGTGCTCTTCCTGCCGTAATCACAAGTCAGAGTACTTCCTGTCATTGTAGGAGCATgcatgcacccccccccccccccccccacacacacacacactaccaccaccaccacctgaaCCCTACTTGGCGCAGGCATCATGCATTGTGGGCCCTTAAGCTCTCTTCTTCATCAACACTTCATTATGAAAACCCGAGGACTCTGTCAATATTTGCTCAGCCTTATCACCCTCCCTTATCTTGGCGTGAACTTTCCGCACTACATGACTTCCAGGGCTTTATTTTCTTAATGACTTTGCGGGTCCTGATAACTTCACAGAATAGACAATTGAAAATGGGTGGAGTTCCTTGAGGGGGCTCCTGAAAAACAAATAGTGCTGCAATACCTTTTAAATGGGTTAACAACTCTCACCCTGCCCGTTTGACTTTTATCTACCTGCTCCAGACCTGGCAAACAGGTGTGAGACCTCTGCAGATTTATTTCAAGACTAAATCATAGAGGTTATGGCCACTCTCATCCATACACAGATGAAACATACCATGTGGGGATGACATCCACACATGGTATGATCATCCTAGTTTGGCATCCTATTAGTGAAGTATGCATGGAGACGGCTTTATCACTTACCATTACACCCTACCTATCTGACAAGTATAATAAAACCAAGTCACATTAAAAAGGTAGGTTCCTCACCTCCCACTAGTGTCAGGGTTGGTGGTTGCGCTGTACTGTGGAGGGTCTACTCTAGTCAACACAAAGCCCCATTGGCCACTAGCCAAGACAAAGTCACAGAGTAGGCCTCCTTGGTACAGCTATGCCAGAGATGGGTGTGTTCACTAATGACTCAGGTCTTTTCCCCTCAATGATGCTGGGGATTTATAACTTAGTGTGTTTTTGTTAGGAGCATGGCAAAGCTGAACATGCTAGTGTCTTTAGGAGGCAGTGTCCTTCCTGTAGTAGGAATGATAGAGAGGGTGTAGTGTTGAAAACAGATGACACTACTAGAGAAAGATCTTCCCAGAAATACCAAGACACTTGCTTCATGCTTTCTGTGAAGGATAAGACCAAGCAGCACAAGACTCTTTTCAAAATCATTTTATTGGGAGAACTACAAGAAAATGTACAGTACAAAGTCTCACACTCAATTTGTAGTGAACTGACTCTCCAAAAATAATTATATTACAACTCAGGTTGTCTTTTTGTCCGTTTTAGTTACATTCAAAAAGCTTTACTTCTgataaaagtagtcaaaaaataCATAGTGCGCATCCCCTGAACTAGTCAATATCAAACAAAATCAAAAGTAGAGGAATGGGAATAAAAAAGTATGGTTGTCCCAGGGTCTTATGATAAGTGGTAACAACCTTCAAAAGAAATTCAGCGCCAACACTACATTCAATTAAACTTGTGTAAAAGATACATGTAGGAAAAATACTTTATTTGGTTAATATTAAGGCATGTAAGATGGTGAACCCTGTAGGCACTACACAATAATACTGGGGCACAAGGGATTGCTACATTCTTTAGCGCGTGGCTGGAATCACAGTGTGACCTCgtacaaacagaagaaaacaaaatacttttttggttaattTATTTACTTGGGTTCTTTGTCACCGAGTCTGATctatgaaagaaaaaaaaaagaaaaacaaggcTAGCTCAGGTTTGGACGGTCTGCACAACCACATTGTTTATACATTCTACAGAAACATCTAGATAAGGATTCTCAAAACACCTGCCACAGCTCTTACAAGCAACCTCAGAACAGCAAATCACGCAAACTTTTGTTTTAATAAACGTAAACAAAATTTAGGAAATAAATATCACATACGTTCTCttaaattaagatttttttttttactaatttacAATAAAAATAACCAAGTGAAGTTACAAAAGGAGAccaaaaacaatatatatatatattactgtgaAAAGGACATACACTCCACTTTATGCAGATTAATAATGGCGATCATAATTTAAACATAAAAGAATATAGATCTATTGCTTCATCATACTTGATAAATACAGTATGGACAAATTACCAACATATAGCCTATACTTTTCACAAGATAATAAATAAGTTAAATATTTCATAGCCAGTTACGCACTGCTATGTAATCACTCAAAACagctaaaaatatataaatatattttcaacCTTCTGCAGTGATTTCTCCAAACAAACCTAACTCAAAAGAGTGCTCCAACTAAGCGACAAACTATACTACTCAAACAAACCACTGCGTGGCGCTGTGAAAAAAAGATTAAAGTTCTGGAATGGAAGTTTAAGCTTTCAGAAAGGAACACATActtagaagaagaagaaaaaaaaatgtacattgtGTCAAGGCATTTCTTGGCAGGATGGAGGAAATCTGAAACTGCTTTACAGTCTCTTGTCAAGTTTTGTACACATCTATCCCAGGGAAGTGTGGCTTGCCTGAGACAAATACTGCCCTTACTTGCAGCTCAAAAGTGTAAGTCACCGATGGAATGCCTTCTGTTTATATCTACTTCTATACAACCATCATTACAAAAAGGAAAAACAACTAATGCCATGTCAAGGACAAATTTGATCCATTGAAAATAACATGGGATGTTTAGTCATCAGAAATCGACAGCCTGCTGAAGATTGGCAAACGTTTCCCAGCATCCAAACTCGGAGACTCAGAGCCGCTAAGACTCCCAGAAGAGCTGAGGGACCCGCTCGCATAACTGTCCCGGTCTGAGAGAGAGTCGGGCGGGCTAGGAGGGGAGTCGAACACCGGTGATTCGTTGAGGCGGCGCAGGGACTGCAAGTGGCTCATGTTGTatgaggggggagaaggggggcACATGTTGGCTTGAATGTTACCGTAGTAGGCACCATTGAAATGGTTGTTGCCATAGCCGTTTTGCGTATGCAAGGCCAGGGGAGCAAGTAAGGCTTTCAGGTCATGTCCAGGAAAACTGAATGCACTGTTCACACAGGACATGGAGTTGGGAGACAGTACATCCTCATAATAGttgagagagcaagaggagtTTGAGGGGGGTGGTGGTGTGCGCGACGTGGGGCTCTCGAGTAGTGGCGACTCAAGTCCGTGGTGGCTGGAAAAGCCTGAAAAACTAAGGCTGTGGTGAAGTTTTGGTCTGTCCCGGTTGTACCCAACTTGCTGCGGCACATCGCCGCTTTGACCATAGCCGCAGAGCTCGCGAGCTGATTTGGGTTCCCCCTGCACGTTGGCGTTGCTTGGAGCGGGTCTGCGCTCATCTGCATTGTGGATAAAATGACAGCGGGGACCGTAGGGGCAGAAGCCAATAGTGTGGAAAGTGCGACAGGGCTCGGTTTTATACTTAGGGTGACGAGACAAATTTCTCAGCTCGTGGTAGCCGTGCGCGAACTGGCATTTCTCTCCGTATTTGCACGCTCCGTTCTCCTCGAAGGGCCTGCAGAGTTCGGTCTTGTAGCGGGTGGAGTTGATCTGAGAGCCTGGCTTCTGCTGCACGATCTGCAGCTGCTGGCTGCGGTCCCCATTCTCGCTGTATGTCCGGTCGCGGAACTTGTTCTCCTTGTTCATTATGGCAGTGCTGCTGCTCGTCGCGTTCTCCATCAAACTACTGTAGGAGTTGGCGGAAAACGTGTTGCTGTTGTTGGTCATTGCTTCCATGTTGGTGGTCGAGCTTCTACGGAAAAATCCCGGCGCGAAAGAACTATTGGAGCTGTGTGCGGTCACTGGAGGCCCCACCGCTTTCTTGTCCAGTATGCTATTGATGTGATTCACAGCGTTCATGTTCATATCTTGCTGTTGAGAGAAAAGACAAATTAGCGATGCATTTCCAATAACGCGGTTTTTGGACGACTACAAAAGGAGACTTTGTTACAAGTAAAAAGAAAACTGTAGGCGCATGCCAGCAACACGTTATTGCTTACTATATGTAGTGTAGTTGTAACCTACTGAAAATACATTTATGCTCCAAGCTAGCCATCAGAcctggtaaaaaatatatataactccAAACAATGGGGAAACATACCTTGTAAAGCATGTCGATGTCGTAGAAAGCGGACAAGACGTTTGCAGACATTTCTTTTTCGGAAGTTCTGTcgcagtaacgttacagtagcTCTCATAGAGGACCAACCAGGATCCTTCAATGCACGAAGCAACGGTCGTAAATGGTGCCACGACTGGGTTTTTAGAGCGTtaaaaaaaggaagaaaaaaaaacctgAACGTGCAATTCCAGCGGTGGAGATGAATCAACAAGTAGGTGAAAGTTccctgtgtgtgttgcaggttcTTCCTTAGAGAAGCGCTGAGCCAGACTGCTTCACTAACTACTTTTCCTCCTGCACATGGATATAAATGCTTCGCGGTGGCTCGCGTGGGTGGAGTTTTCTGAAGTTGTAGCAAAGTTTTTTTTTTGCAAGGCACGCCCCCGTATTCAAAAGTCTCCCAGTCACTGGTTCGCCGCCATTATCATACAGCCGCCTTGAAATTGTACTCCTCTAAAAATTCTATCACACCCCGAACTTGTGTAAAGTTCCGTCGAATTTGTAATTAGAATACTAATACCGGTCATTTAATAGGGGCTCTATGCTTGAATCTAGCAATAGCGTACAGTGGTAGTTGCTAGAAAAGTAATTGCTTTGTACACGTTCAGGCACGATACACAATACAAAACTGTAAGgaccactgctctctctctgtttcgcACGTTTGAGAGGGACAGCACGTGTTGGGGGAAAATCATATGAATGAATGCAGCCAGAGTgcaatgtattttttgttgtttaggTTTGTTCCCGAGTGGTTGCATAATGATAAAAAAAACCATGTTCCTGGAAAACTATTGTCCTATAGATTCACTCCAtttctagcgcacctgattcaaATAGCTTGTTGATAAACGGAATTAAAGTCAGTAACGACTGTGGTTGGAGAAGCCCTGTGCCTAGTCTCTTACGAAttacaaaatataataataatattccaCTCCAACGTGGTGAAATAACCtacttattaaaaaaaaatgacattacaTAAGTTTTCAATTGTTGTGCAGCACAGTTCTTTTACACATAAGATGGCTAATTGAAATATAAACAAGGACACACACGAGTTCAAAGTGCCACTCATTATACACAGAGCGTTCAGCCATCTATTCTATACTGTGGCTGAACCGCACACAACCTCAAATACTGCACCGAGAGTTGACTGAAGGAATGTGAATCTCTGTAAAAAGCAGTGAAACACTGCCCCCCCTGAGAAGCAACGCCCAAAATGAATTTACAGACTTGAGCGCCACCTGCTGAGGTGCAAGGcatgatttacattttaaaatagcCTATTTTGTCAGTGTGATGTAACAAACACTTAACACCATCCGAAAGCTATGAAAGTGTGAGAATGAAAATACTCTAATTTTGGAGCCAAACCAAGTTCACAGCCACACCATACAAAGACTGCATAATTAGCAATGAAGTGCAGAGCAGCAGGGCTATACTAGGGTGCCACAAAGGATATATTTTTGTTTGGAGTATGTTGCAATTCTGTAGAAAACATATCACCATAAATTGCTGGTTTCTGTGACACCAGTTACCATCAAGTCTTTCCCAATTGCCCAAATCAGAAAGTGCATTGTGCTTCCTTTTGCATCATTCGATAGGCATACTGTGAGTCGTTCAGCTGCCGAGAGCTGGATATAAAAAAAGCCAATTAGCAACAGCAGAAAACAAACGACCACGGGTTGGAATCTACTACTACGAACCTTTCCATTTGAG
Proteins encoded:
- the LOC115193932 gene encoding mRNA decay activator protein ZFP36L2-A, which produces MSANVLSAFYDIDMLYKQDMNMNAVNHINSILDKKAVGPPVTAHSSNSSFAPGFFRRSSTTNMEAMTNNSNTFSANSYSSLMENATSSSTAIMNKENKFRDRTYSENGDRSQQLQIVQQKPGSQINSTRYKTELCRPFEENGACKYGEKCQFAHGYHELRNLSRHPKYKTEPCRTFHTIGFCPYGPRCHFIHNADERRPAPSNANVQGEPKSARELCGYGQSGDVPQQVGYNRDRPKLHHSLSFSGFSSHHGLESPLLESPTSRTPPPPSNSSCSLNYYEDVLSPNSMSCVNSAFSFPGHDLKALLAPLALHTQNGYGNNHFNGAYYGNIQANMCPPSPPSYNMSHLQSLRRLNESPVFDSPPSPPDSLSDRDSYASGSLSSSGSLSGSESPSLDAGKRLPIFSRLSISDD